From a single Hippoglossus stenolepis isolate QCI-W04-F060 chromosome 2, HSTE1.2, whole genome shotgun sequence genomic region:
- the rhot1b gene encoding mitochondrial Rho GTPase 1b isoform X2: MRKDVRILLVGESKVGKTSLIMSLVSEEFPHVVPYRAEEITIPADVTPERVPTHIVDYSEAEQTDEQLFQEISKANVICIVYSVNNKKSIEKVTSHWIPLILENTDKDSRVPLILVGNKSDLVEHSSMETILPIMNQYSEIETCVECSAKNLKNISELFYYAQKAVLHPTGPLYCPEKKDMKLLCVKALTRIFKVSDLDNDGILNDIELNFFQRTCFNTPLEPQALEDVKNVVRKNLSDGVCDNGLSLKGFLFLHTLFIQRGRHETTWTVLRRFGYDDDLELNQDYLFPPLKVPIDCTTELNHNAYLFLQSVFDKHDKDRDCALSPDELRDLFEVFPYMPWGADVSNTVCTNDNGWITYQGYLSQWTLTTYLDVQRCLEYLGYLGYSIVAEQESQASGITVTRDKKIDLQKKQTQRGVFRCNVFGDIGSGKSGFLQAFLGRNLTRQKTIREEHRSYYAISTTYVYGQEKYLLLHEVFPDFDYLSDADMACDIVCLVYDVSNPYSFEYCAKVFKQYFMDSKTPCMMIATKSDLPEIKQMYGCTPLEFCRKHKMPPPQSFTCSTAAAPNKDIYTKLTTMAMYPHVTQADLKSSTFWLRASVGATVFALLGLTMYRVLLKSR, translated from the exons ATGCGCAAAGACGTGAGGATCTTATTGGTGGGAGAGT cCAAGGTGGGGAAGACGTCTCTCATCATGTCCCTGGTCAGCGAGGAGTTCCCACATGTG GTGCCCTACCGAGCTGAGGAAATCACCATACCTGCAGATGTCACACCAGAGAGAGTTCCCACGCACATCGTGGACTATTCAG AGGCAGAGCAGACTGACGAGCAGCTGTTTCAGGAGATCTCTAAG GCAAATGTCATTTGCATTGTCTACTCTGTCAACAACAAGAAGTCCATAGAAAAG GTGACCAGCCACTGGATCCCTCTCATTCTTGAGAACACGGACAAGGACAGCAG GGTTCCTCTGATCCTGGTGGGGAACAAGTCGGACCTGGTGGAACACAGCAGCATGGAGACCATACTGCCCATAATGAACCAGTACAGTGAGATAGAGACTTGTGTTGAG TGTTCTGCAAAAAACCTGAAGAACATCTCAGAGCTGTTCTACTACGCCCAAAAAGCCGTTCTGCACCCCACCGGCCCCCTCTACTGTCCGGAGAAGAAAGAC ATGAAGCTGCTTTGTGTGAAAGCTCTGACCCGAATCTTCAAAGTGTCGGATCTCGACAATGATGGGATTCTTAATGATATTGAGCTCAACTTCTTCCAG CGGACATGTTTCAACACCCCACTCGAGCCTCAGGCGTTAGAGGATGTAAAAAATGTAGTGAGGAAGAATTTAAGCGATGGAGTTTGTGATAACGGACTCAGTCTGAAAG GCTTCCTGTTCCTGCACACCCTGTTCATTCAGCGAGGTCGTCATGAAACAACCTGGACGGTGCTGAGGAGGTTCGGATATGACGATGACCTGGAGTTAAATCAGGACTACCTCTTCCCACC GTTGAAAGTTCCTATAGACTGCACCACAGAGCTCAACCACAATGCCTACCTCTTCCTCCAGAGCGTCTTTGACAAACATGATAAG GACCGAGACTGTGCCTTGTCACCAGATGAGCTGAGGGACCTGTTTGAGGTTTTTCCCTACATGCCCTGGGGTGCTGATGTCAGCAACACAGTTTGCACTAATGACAACGGCTGGATCACCTACCAGGGATATCTCTCCCAGTGGAC GCTGACGACATATCTGGACGTCCAGCGATGCCTGGAGTATTTGGGTTATCTTGGTTACTCTATTGTTGCTGAGCAGGAGTCGCAGGCATCAGGGATTACAG TGACCAGAGATAAGAAGATTGACCTGCAGAAGAAGCAGACCCAGCGCGGCGTCTTCCGCTGTAACGTCTTCGGAGACATTGGCAGCGGCAAGAGCGGTTTCCTCCAGGCTTTCCTGGGTAGAAACCTCACg CGCCAAAAGACCATTCGAGAGGAACACAGATCCTACTACGCCATCAGCACAACATATGTTTACGGTCAGGAGAAATACCTTCTG CTTCATGAAGTGTTCCCTGACTTCGACTATTTGTCCGACGCTGATATGGCCTGTGACATAGTCTGCCTGGTGTATGATGTCAGTAACCCTTACTCCTTCGAATACTGCGCCAAAGTCTTCAAG caaTACTTCATGGACAGTAAGACTCCGTGTATGATGATTGCAACCAAGTCTGACCTGCCTGAGATCAAACAGATGTATGGCTGCACTCCCCTGGAGTTCTGCAGGAAGCACAAGATGCCGCCTCCCCAGTCCTTCacctgcagcacagcagcagcacccaaCAAAGACATCTACACCAAACTAACCACCATGGCCATGTACCC
- the rhot1b gene encoding mitochondrial Rho GTPase 1b isoform X1, translating into MRKDVRILLVGESKVGKTSLIMSLVSEEFPHVVPYRAEEITIPADVTPERVPTHIVDYSEAEQTDEQLFQEISKANVICIVYSVNNKKSIEKVTSHWIPLILENTDKDSRVPLILVGNKSDLVEHSSMETILPIMNQYSEIETCVECSAKNLKNISELFYYAQKAVLHPTGPLYCPEKKDMKLLCVKALTRIFKVSDLDNDGILNDIELNFFQRTCFNTPLEPQALEDVKNVVRKNLSDGVCDNGLSLKGFLFLHTLFIQRGRHETTWTVLRRFGYDDDLELNQDYLFPPLKVPIDCTTELNHNAYLFLQSVFDKHDKDRDCALSPDELRDLFEVFPYMPWGADVSNTVCTNDNGWITYQGYLSQWTLTTYLDVQRCLEYLGYLGYSIVAEQESQASGITVTRDKKIDLQKKQTQRGVFRCNVFGDIGSGKSGFLQAFLGRNLTRQKTIREEHRSYYAISTTYVYGQEKYLLLHEVFPDFDYLSDADMACDIVCLVYDVSNPYSFEYCAKVFKQYFMDSKTPCMMIATKSDLPEIKQMYGCTPLEFCRKHKMPPPQSFTCSTAAAPNKDIYTKLTTMAMYPHARLRCMCTCNRCTFCLCHNFLNSELLQTVRAKLYAVVLRRHVTQADLKSSTFWLRASVGATVFALLGLTMYRVLLKSR; encoded by the exons ATGCGCAAAGACGTGAGGATCTTATTGGTGGGAGAGT cCAAGGTGGGGAAGACGTCTCTCATCATGTCCCTGGTCAGCGAGGAGTTCCCACATGTG GTGCCCTACCGAGCTGAGGAAATCACCATACCTGCAGATGTCACACCAGAGAGAGTTCCCACGCACATCGTGGACTATTCAG AGGCAGAGCAGACTGACGAGCAGCTGTTTCAGGAGATCTCTAAG GCAAATGTCATTTGCATTGTCTACTCTGTCAACAACAAGAAGTCCATAGAAAAG GTGACCAGCCACTGGATCCCTCTCATTCTTGAGAACACGGACAAGGACAGCAG GGTTCCTCTGATCCTGGTGGGGAACAAGTCGGACCTGGTGGAACACAGCAGCATGGAGACCATACTGCCCATAATGAACCAGTACAGTGAGATAGAGACTTGTGTTGAG TGTTCTGCAAAAAACCTGAAGAACATCTCAGAGCTGTTCTACTACGCCCAAAAAGCCGTTCTGCACCCCACCGGCCCCCTCTACTGTCCGGAGAAGAAAGAC ATGAAGCTGCTTTGTGTGAAAGCTCTGACCCGAATCTTCAAAGTGTCGGATCTCGACAATGATGGGATTCTTAATGATATTGAGCTCAACTTCTTCCAG CGGACATGTTTCAACACCCCACTCGAGCCTCAGGCGTTAGAGGATGTAAAAAATGTAGTGAGGAAGAATTTAAGCGATGGAGTTTGTGATAACGGACTCAGTCTGAAAG GCTTCCTGTTCCTGCACACCCTGTTCATTCAGCGAGGTCGTCATGAAACAACCTGGACGGTGCTGAGGAGGTTCGGATATGACGATGACCTGGAGTTAAATCAGGACTACCTCTTCCCACC GTTGAAAGTTCCTATAGACTGCACCACAGAGCTCAACCACAATGCCTACCTCTTCCTCCAGAGCGTCTTTGACAAACATGATAAG GACCGAGACTGTGCCTTGTCACCAGATGAGCTGAGGGACCTGTTTGAGGTTTTTCCCTACATGCCCTGGGGTGCTGATGTCAGCAACACAGTTTGCACTAATGACAACGGCTGGATCACCTACCAGGGATATCTCTCCCAGTGGAC GCTGACGACATATCTGGACGTCCAGCGATGCCTGGAGTATTTGGGTTATCTTGGTTACTCTATTGTTGCTGAGCAGGAGTCGCAGGCATCAGGGATTACAG TGACCAGAGATAAGAAGATTGACCTGCAGAAGAAGCAGACCCAGCGCGGCGTCTTCCGCTGTAACGTCTTCGGAGACATTGGCAGCGGCAAGAGCGGTTTCCTCCAGGCTTTCCTGGGTAGAAACCTCACg CGCCAAAAGACCATTCGAGAGGAACACAGATCCTACTACGCCATCAGCACAACATATGTTTACGGTCAGGAGAAATACCTTCTG CTTCATGAAGTGTTCCCTGACTTCGACTATTTGTCCGACGCTGATATGGCCTGTGACATAGTCTGCCTGGTGTATGATGTCAGTAACCCTTACTCCTTCGAATACTGCGCCAAAGTCTTCAAG caaTACTTCATGGACAGTAAGACTCCGTGTATGATGATTGCAACCAAGTCTGACCTGCCTGAGATCAAACAGATGTATGGCTGCACTCCCCTGGAGTTCTGCAGGAAGCACAAGATGCCGCCTCCCCAGTCCTTCacctgcagcacagcagcagcacccaaCAAAGACATCTACACCAAACTAACCACCATGGCCATGTACCC CCACGCCCGGCTGCGCTGCATGTGCACTTGTAACCGGTGCACCTTCTGCCTGTGTCACAACTTCCTCAACTCTGAGCTGCTCCAGACGGTCAGGGCCAAGCTCTACGCTGTCGTACTTAGAAG